From Drosophila busckii strain San Diego stock center, stock number 13000-0081.31 unplaced genomic scaffold, ASM1175060v1 chrUn_07, whole genome shotgun sequence, one genomic window encodes:
- the LOC108600430 gene encoding protein phosphatase 1 regulatory subunit 16A isoform X2 yields MIKGILIQRKNQEDANYTKQLKMEHADLVAEMQTVESLPTHERLQLARLRRTQQLKLARQKEKEWIKLVRAKVQTGSGASTGAGAGGSLLNGGGDTTHHFRHANGSGTVSGRRHISFENSVVLLEAASRNDMPEVAALLQHGITPNAANEDGLTALHQCCIDNNVEMLRLLLDYGANVDAQDSDKWTPLHAAATCGHLELVRILIRHNANLLAVNTDGNMPYDLCDDENTLDFIEGEMAQRGVTQELIDETRSSTERAMLRELTEVARIGGDLEEPDYQGATPLHIASANGYVRVVEFLLEQHVNVDAMDKDLWTPVHAAACWGHLEVLEMLAQCGADLNVRNKDDETPSDICEDPEIRERIEQLKTEQESKRLAEAQRRRVRRSQSNNTRAQSVRRTSLRDKTLTTKKDAVEEARLRLQAQEATDSNASSTTMPTAATELSNGYGYHTATTSSSSSSNNNNNNNNSAEKRPPKATLSGQLLTHSKSADAVDNTTTHSYLSRRPPDGRENDEQLLLKAGEHFGGASSATSASSVILTEKGTAANAEAVQIQSSKDANNGKINVQVTVLVGAATTVNHNNNNNNNNCNANNNNNGSGPIATQPTGLGVMSPNMLDFEAGPHAAATATNASSVNKFSGITGDVVSDSTSSSRKCCVLM; encoded by the exons ATGATCAAAGGCATTTTAATCCAACGCAAAAACCAGGAAGATGCCAACTACACCAAACAGCTCAAAATGGAGCACGCCGACCTCGTGGCCGAGATGCAAACCGTCGAGAGTCTTCCCACCCATGAAAGACTCCAGCTGGCCAGACT TCGACGAACTCAGCAGCTGAAACTGGCGCGCCAAAAGGAAAAGGAGTGGATCAAGTTAGTACGCGCCAAGGTGCAAACTGGCAGTGGTGCTAGCACTGGAGCGGGTGCCGGTGGTTCTTTATTAAATGGCGGCGGCGATACCACTCATCACTTTCGACACGCCAATGGCTCCGGTACTGTGAGTGGGCGGCGGCACATTTCGTTTGAGAACAGTGTAGTGCTGCTGGAGGCAGCTTCCCGGAACGACATGCCAGAGGTGGCGGCACTGCTCCAGCACGGCATCACACCCAATGCGGCCAACGAGGATGGGCTGACGGCGTTGCACCAATGCTGCATCGACAACAATGTGGAAAtgctgcgtttgctgctcGATTACGGGGCCAACGTAGATGCGCAGGACAGTGACAAGTGGACGCCGCTACATGCGGCGGCAACTTGCGGTCACCTCGAGCTGGTGCGTATACTTATACGCCACAATGCCAACCTGTTGGCCGTCAATACGGACGGCAACATGCCGTACGATCTGTGTGACGACGAAAATACGCTCGACTTCATCGAGGGCGAAATGGCCCAACGTGGCGTCACGCAGGAGCTTATCGACGAGACGCGCTCCTCCACAGAGCGTGCCATGCTCAGAGAACTGACCGAAGTAGCTCGCATCGGCGGCGACCTCGAGGAGCCAGACTACCAAGGGGCAACGCCG CTGCATATAGCATCGGCTAATGGATATGTGCGTGTAGTGGAGTTTCTACTGGAGCAGCATGTGAATGTGGATGCAATGGACAAAGATCTTTGGACACCAGTGCACGCAGCTGCATGTTGGGGCCAT CTCGAGGTGCTGGAGATGCTGGCTCAATGTGGTGCCGATTTGAATGTTCGAAATAAAGATGATGAAACGCCCTCAG ATATCTGTGAGGATCCGGAGATACGTGAACGCATAGAGCAGCTGAAAACAGAGCAGGAGAGCAAACGACTAGCGGAGGCGCAACGACGGCGCGTTCGACGCTCGCAGAGCAACAACACCAG AGCCCAATCGGTGCGACGCACTAGTCTGCGCGACAAAACGCTTACAACCAAAAAGGATGCTGTGGAAGAGGCTCGTCTTCGTCTGCAGGCGCAGGAGGCTACGGACTCCAACGCCTCCTCAACGACCATGCCAACAGCTGCCACTGAGCTGAGCAATGGGTATGGCTACCACACAGCTACCactagtagcagcagcagcagtaacaataataacaacaacaacaatagcgctGAGAAGCGACCCCCCAAGGCCACCTTAAGCGGACAGCTGCTAACTCACTCCAAGTCCGCCGACGCTGTGGACAATACAACGACACATTCCTATCTGTCGCGTCGTCCGCCTGACGGTCGGGAAAATGACGAGCAGCTTCTACTCAAGGCTGGGGAGCACTTTGGTGGCGCAAGCAGTGCAACATCCGCCTCTTCTGTCATCCTGACGGAGAAGGGAACCGCCGCTAACGCCGAGGCAGTTCAGATTCAATCCTCCAAAGACGCCAACAATGGCAAGATTAACGTGCAAGTTACCGTCCTAGTAG GAGCCGCTACTACAGttaatcacaacaacaacaacaacaacaataattgcaatgccaacaacaacaacaatggatCTGGACCAATTGCAACACAGCCAACTGGCCTGGGCGTCATGAGCCCCAACATGCTGGACTTCGAGGCCGGAccgcatgcagcagcaactgcaacgaaTGCAAGCTCTGTTAATAAATTCAGTGGCATAACTGGCGATGTCGTCAGCGATAGCACGAGCTCCAGTCGCAAGTGCTGCGTGCTTATGTAA
- the LOC108600430 gene encoding protein phosphatase 1 regulatory inhibitor subunit 16B isoform X1 encodes MIKGILIQRKNQEDANYTKQLKMEHADLVAEMQTVESLPTHERLQLARLRRTQQLKLARQKEKEWIKLVRAKVQTGSGASTGAGAGGSLLNGGGDTTHHFRHANGSGTVSGRRHISFENSVVLLEAASRNDMPEVAALLQHGITPNAANEDGLTALHQCCIDNNVEMLRLLLDYGANVDAQDSDKWTPLHAAATCGHLELVRILIRHNANLLAVNTDGNMPYDLCDDENTLDFIEGEMAQRGVTQELIDETRSSTERAMLRELTEVARIGGDLEEPDYQGATPLHIASANGYVRVVEFLLEQHVNVDAMDKDLWTPVHAAACWGHLEVLEMLAQCGADLNVRNKDDETPSDICEDPEIRERIEQLKTEQESKRLAEAQRRRVRRSQSNNTRAQSVRRTSLRDKTLTTKKDAVEEARLRLQAQEATDSNASSTTMPTAATELSNGYGYHTATTSSSSSSNNNNNNNNSAEKRPPKATLSGQLLTHSKSADAVDNTTTHSYLSRRPPDGRENDEQLLLKAGEHFGGASSATSASSVILTEKGTAANAEAVQIQSSKDANNGKINVQVTVLVDTNSTHHQQQLQQQHPMLVQHQQHQQYVAMDPAAVTLSNLKKQRSLSRTANVLNNFELPSVTSSSTTAATTTNGSVLGAATTVNHNNNNNNNNCNANNNNNGSGPIATQPTGLGVMSPNMLDFEAGPHAAATATNASSVNKFSGITGDVVSDSTSSSRKCCVLM; translated from the exons ATGATCAAAGGCATTTTAATCCAACGCAAAAACCAGGAAGATGCCAACTACACCAAACAGCTCAAAATGGAGCACGCCGACCTCGTGGCCGAGATGCAAACCGTCGAGAGTCTTCCCACCCATGAAAGACTCCAGCTGGCCAGACT TCGACGAACTCAGCAGCTGAAACTGGCGCGCCAAAAGGAAAAGGAGTGGATCAAGTTAGTACGCGCCAAGGTGCAAACTGGCAGTGGTGCTAGCACTGGAGCGGGTGCCGGTGGTTCTTTATTAAATGGCGGCGGCGATACCACTCATCACTTTCGACACGCCAATGGCTCCGGTACTGTGAGTGGGCGGCGGCACATTTCGTTTGAGAACAGTGTAGTGCTGCTGGAGGCAGCTTCCCGGAACGACATGCCAGAGGTGGCGGCACTGCTCCAGCACGGCATCACACCCAATGCGGCCAACGAGGATGGGCTGACGGCGTTGCACCAATGCTGCATCGACAACAATGTGGAAAtgctgcgtttgctgctcGATTACGGGGCCAACGTAGATGCGCAGGACAGTGACAAGTGGACGCCGCTACATGCGGCGGCAACTTGCGGTCACCTCGAGCTGGTGCGTATACTTATACGCCACAATGCCAACCTGTTGGCCGTCAATACGGACGGCAACATGCCGTACGATCTGTGTGACGACGAAAATACGCTCGACTTCATCGAGGGCGAAATGGCCCAACGTGGCGTCACGCAGGAGCTTATCGACGAGACGCGCTCCTCCACAGAGCGTGCCATGCTCAGAGAACTGACCGAAGTAGCTCGCATCGGCGGCGACCTCGAGGAGCCAGACTACCAAGGGGCAACGCCG CTGCATATAGCATCGGCTAATGGATATGTGCGTGTAGTGGAGTTTCTACTGGAGCAGCATGTGAATGTGGATGCAATGGACAAAGATCTTTGGACACCAGTGCACGCAGCTGCATGTTGGGGCCAT CTCGAGGTGCTGGAGATGCTGGCTCAATGTGGTGCCGATTTGAATGTTCGAAATAAAGATGATGAAACGCCCTCAG ATATCTGTGAGGATCCGGAGATACGTGAACGCATAGAGCAGCTGAAAACAGAGCAGGAGAGCAAACGACTAGCGGAGGCGCAACGACGGCGCGTTCGACGCTCGCAGAGCAACAACACCAG AGCCCAATCGGTGCGACGCACTAGTCTGCGCGACAAAACGCTTACAACCAAAAAGGATGCTGTGGAAGAGGCTCGTCTTCGTCTGCAGGCGCAGGAGGCTACGGACTCCAACGCCTCCTCAACGACCATGCCAACAGCTGCCACTGAGCTGAGCAATGGGTATGGCTACCACACAGCTACCactagtagcagcagcagcagtaacaataataacaacaacaacaatagcgctGAGAAGCGACCCCCCAAGGCCACCTTAAGCGGACAGCTGCTAACTCACTCCAAGTCCGCCGACGCTGTGGACAATACAACGACACATTCCTATCTGTCGCGTCGTCCGCCTGACGGTCGGGAAAATGACGAGCAGCTTCTACTCAAGGCTGGGGAGCACTTTGGTGGCGCAAGCAGTGCAACATCCGCCTCTTCTGTCATCCTGACGGAGAAGGGAACCGCCGCTAACGCCGAGGCAGTTCAGATTCAATCCTCCAAAGACGCCAACAATGGCAAGATTAACGTGCAAGTTACCGTCCTAGTAG ACACAAACAGCactcatcatcaacaacagcttcagcagcaacatccaATGCTAgtgcaacatcagcagcatcagcaataTGTTGCCATGGATCCGGCAGCCGTTACTTTATCTAATCTGAAAAAGCAACGCTCGCTTTCTCGCACCGCCAACgtgcttaataattttgaaCTCCCATCTGTCACAAGTTCatcgacaacagcagcaacaacaactaatggTTCTGTTTTAGGAGCCGCTACTACAGttaatcacaacaacaacaacaacaacaataattgcaatgccaacaacaacaacaatggatCTGGACCAATTGCAACACAGCCAACTGGCCTGGGCGTCATGAGCCCCAACATGCTGGACTTCGAGGCCGGAccgcatgcagcagcaactgcaacgaaTGCAAGCTCTGTTAATAAATTCAGTGGCATAACTGGCGATGTCGTCAGCGATAGCACGAGCTCCAGTCGCAAGTGCTGCGTGCTTATGTAA